One region of Mucilaginibacter sp. 14171R-50 genomic DNA includes:
- the katG gene encoding catalase/peroxidase HPI — translation MENDSNDISKCPFHNGSMKHNVGGGGTRNRDWWPNQLKLNILRQNSSLSNPMGEGFNYAEEFKSLDLQAVKTDLYALMTDSQDWWPADFGHYGGLFIRMAWHSAGTYRVTDGRGGGGAGLQRFAPLNSWPDNVSLDKARRLLWPIKQKYGRKLSWADLMILAGNVALESMGFKTFGFAGGRQDVWEADESVYWGSETTWLGNDKRYPDGSPGVEGHGVLVSDEDADGDTHSRNLEKPLAAAHMGLIYVNPEGPDGNPDPIAAAKDIRETFGRMAMNDEETVALIAGGHSFGKTHGAASSDHVGKEPEAVDLELQGFGWANQYGSGKGPDTITSGLEVTWSKTPTQWSNSFFENLFGFEWELTKSPGGAHQWVAKNADDIIPDAYDATRKHKPTMLTTDLSLRFDPVYEKISRRFLENPDAFADAFARAWFKLTHRDMGPRDRYLGPDVPQEVLLWQDPIPAVDHQLIDETDIAVLKVKILASGVSVSELVTVAWASASTFRGSDKRGGANGARIRLAPQKYWQVNNLPQLQKVLTVLENIQNEYNSAQQGGKKVSIADLIVLAGCAGVEKAARDAGKNISVPFIPGRMDASQEQTDVESFGYLEPAADGFRNYRKSKMPVSTEELLIDKAQLLTLTIPELTVLIGGMRVLETNFDGSKHGVFTSTPGRLTNDFFVNLLDMSTAWKAISESKEVYEGRDRATGTVKWTATRADLVFGSNSELRAVAEVYASADAHDKFVREFVAAWNKVMNLDRFDLNRQ, via the coding sequence ATGGAAAACGATTCAAACGACATCAGTAAATGCCCTTTTCACAATGGCAGTATGAAACATAATGTTGGCGGCGGCGGTACCCGCAACCGCGACTGGTGGCCCAACCAGTTAAAACTGAATATCCTCCGCCAAAATTCATCCTTATCGAATCCGATGGGTGAGGGCTTCAATTATGCGGAAGAATTTAAAAGCCTCGATCTGCAAGCTGTTAAAACCGATCTGTATGCACTCATGACAGACTCGCAGGATTGGTGGCCGGCAGATTTTGGACACTACGGCGGGTTATTTATACGCATGGCATGGCATAGCGCGGGTACGTACCGGGTAACGGATGGCCGGGGTGGTGGTGGTGCAGGCTTACAGCGGTTTGCGCCGCTTAACAGCTGGCCCGACAATGTTAGCTTGGATAAGGCACGCAGATTACTATGGCCCATAAAACAAAAATACGGCCGCAAGCTTTCCTGGGCCGACCTGATGATACTTGCCGGTAATGTTGCGCTGGAATCGATGGGCTTTAAAACGTTTGGATTTGCAGGTGGCAGGCAGGATGTGTGGGAAGCTGACGAATCGGTATACTGGGGTTCTGAAACCACGTGGCTGGGTAACGACAAGCGTTATCCTGACGGTTCGCCGGGTGTAGAGGGGCATGGTGTTTTAGTATCTGATGAAGATGCGGATGGAGATACACACTCGCGCAACCTTGAAAAACCGCTTGCGGCCGCCCACATGGGCTTAATTTACGTTAACCCCGAAGGTCCGGATGGCAACCCTGATCCCATTGCGGCTGCGAAGGATATACGCGAAACGTTCGGTCGTATGGCCATGAATGACGAGGAAACCGTTGCGCTCATTGCAGGCGGTCATAGCTTTGGAAAAACCCACGGCGCCGCCTCGTCAGACCATGTGGGCAAAGAGCCTGAAGCTGTCGATCTGGAATTGCAAGGCTTCGGCTGGGCTAACCAATACGGCTCGGGCAAAGGCCCTGACACTATAACCAGCGGGCTTGAAGTGACCTGGTCTAAAACGCCTACTCAATGGAGCAACAGCTTTTTCGAGAACCTGTTCGGTTTTGAATGGGAACTTACCAAAAGCCCGGGTGGCGCGCATCAATGGGTGGCTAAAAATGCAGACGACATTATACCCGATGCTTACGATGCCACCAGGAAACATAAGCCTACCATGCTTACCACCGATCTGTCCTTACGGTTCGACCCGGTGTACGAAAAAATATCGAGGCGTTTCCTGGAAAACCCTGACGCATTTGCAGATGCATTTGCGCGCGCATGGTTCAAATTAACACACCGTGATATGGGCCCCCGCGACAGATACCTGGGCCCGGACGTGCCCCAGGAGGTATTACTCTGGCAAGACCCCATACCAGCGGTTGATCACCAATTAATTGATGAAACTGATATTGCCGTGTTAAAGGTAAAGATATTGGCGTCAGGTGTGTCGGTTTCAGAGCTGGTTACAGTAGCCTGGGCATCGGCCTCTACCTTTCGCGGGTCTGACAAACGCGGGGGTGCCAACGGTGCGCGTATCCGTTTAGCGCCGCAAAAATACTGGCAGGTAAATAACCTGCCACAGCTGCAAAAAGTGTTGACGGTATTAGAAAACATTCAAAATGAATATAACAGTGCGCAGCAAGGTGGCAAAAAGGTTTCTATTGCCGACCTGATCGTACTGGCTGGCTGCGCGGGTGTTGAAAAAGCTGCACGGGATGCAGGAAAGAACATCAGCGTTCCGTTTATACCGGGCCGTATGGATGCATCTCAGGAACAAACTGATGTTGAATCGTTTGGTTACCTTGAACCCGCCGCGGATGGTTTCCGCAATTATCGCAAATCAAAAATGCCGGTATCTACCGAGGAATTACTGATTGATAAAGCACAACTACTTACACTTACTATACCGGAACTTACAGTGCTGATAGGCGGTATGCGGGTATTAGAAACAAACTTTGACGGATCAAAACATGGCGTATTCACTTCAACTCCTGGCCGGTTAACCAACGACTTTTTTGTAAACCTGCTTGATATGAGCACTGCGTGGAAAGCGATATCAGAAAGCAAAGAAGTTTATGAAGGACGCGACCGTGCTACCGGGACTGTTAAATGGACGGCGACACGTGCGGATCTGGTATTTGGCTCTAATTCCGAGTTGAGAGCTGTTGCCGAGGTTTATGCAAGCGCAGATGCGCACGATAAATTTGTAAGAGAGTTTGTAGCCGCCTGGAACAAAGTGATGAACCTCGACAGGTTTGATTTAAACAGGCAGTAA
- a CDS encoding DUF4397 domain-containing protein — protein sequence MNKTIYMACSLLLVMAGCTKTKITQQGEMATGAQIKLIHAAPGVPAVDGFVNDKKVSATTIYPVTDQEIVTSITTGFSYLSVFPGLNYLSVSPGSTVIKFTAATSDPVLKSPQTVAPQTVIGEVTQATKDGSAYSAFLMGLPGGSANGLKVKVVEDKFPAPIANKAFVRFAHMVPNGEVLDLNATYTLAGGTATTQTVIPNTSYGTVTDFVPVDVNPTSTTNYKFQMALSGTATTFGTITADIPLAPGRYYTIIGRGLAADYAVPGTSILLRASARPKLPTTDPVTRAPEIYFNAPGITYYTNK from the coding sequence ATGAACAAAACGATATACATGGCGTGCAGCCTGCTTTTAGTTATGGCAGGTTGTACCAAAACAAAAATAACCCAACAGGGCGAAATGGCTACCGGCGCGCAAATAAAATTGATACACGCGGCGCCGGGTGTACCTGCTGTAGACGGGTTCGTTAATGATAAAAAGGTATCGGCGACAACCATTTATCCCGTAACCGATCAGGAAATAGTGACATCGATAACCACAGGCTTTAGTTATTTATCTGTTTTCCCCGGTTTAAATTACCTATCCGTGTCACCCGGCAGTACTGTTATTAAATTCACAGCCGCAACTTCAGATCCGGTATTAAAGAGCCCGCAAACTGTTGCACCCCAAACAGTTATTGGAGAGGTTACCCAGGCCACTAAAGATGGCTCTGCCTACTCGGCATTCTTAATGGGCTTGCCGGGTGGATCGGCCAATGGTTTAAAGGTTAAGGTGGTTGAGGATAAATTCCCGGCCCCGATAGCTAATAAAGCGTTTGTGCGCTTTGCTCATATGGTACCCAACGGCGAGGTTTTAGACCTGAACGCCACCTATACCCTGGCCGGAGGCACTGCAACTACGCAAACCGTAATACCCAATACAAGCTATGGCACGGTAACCGATTTTGTACCGGTAGATGTTAATCCTACAAGTACAACAAACTATAAATTCCAGATGGCTTTGAGCGGCACTGCCACCACCTTTGGTACTATAACCGCCGATATACCGCTGGCACCGGGCAGGTACTATACCATAATAGGCAGAGGGCTTGCTGCTGATTATGCAGTTCCGGGCACTTCTATTCTTTTAAGGGCATCTGCCAGGCCAAAATTGCCAACCACCGATCCTGTAACCCGTGCGCCTGAGATATATTTTAACGCCCCGGGCATTACTTATTACACCAATAAATAA
- a CDS encoding SusD/RagB family nutrient-binding outer membrane lipoprotein, whose product MKKIIYTFTALLAISIASSCKKFTDINNNPNAPTNVDASTLLPPMLAGMARGNWYDSRYIGQYAQIWGSPSANNVWDQEGYVPGSDSGGEMWRTVYFSLGQNVNLMWEDAMAKKKYDYIGVGWALRAWGWQNGGDEYNNMIVKEAFDPTKLTFNYDSPDYVYAEVVKDCQKALDYLNLAIKTDGNTSADLAKGDYMYYGDRTKWVKFVYAILAQNMLHQSNKATFNADLVKKYADSSFVSNADNASVQCTGSQSGDANFWGPTRGNIPSFRQSDYMVRLLDGRILAGLPTQDKTMDPRLPLLLAASKDGVYRGVVAPLGDPNTADANTAIPAMAGATTANSGTASAKYIFNDNSRGVLMTYAEVQFFAAEALFKKGDKPGAYAAYINGIKGALDFVSNPPIGSSLTGTQNYISESAKTAYLTSASVRQDPASLQLSDILQQKYISLFVWGAPEAWADMRRYEYDQNIFQGYVKPTTIYPANAGKQVYLLRPRYNSEYIWNIPALKLIGALDPDYHTKKPWFVLP is encoded by the coding sequence ATGAAAAAAATTATATACACGTTTACTGCTTTACTTGCGATAAGCATTGCAAGCAGTTGTAAAAAATTCACCGATATTAATAATAACCCCAATGCACCAACCAATGTTGACGCAAGTACATTATTACCACCAATGCTGGCAGGTATGGCCCGGGGTAACTGGTACGACAGCCGATATATAGGCCAGTATGCGCAAATATGGGGCTCGCCAAGCGCTAATAACGTTTGGGACCAGGAAGGCTACGTGCCCGGCAGCGATTCGGGCGGTGAGATGTGGCGTACGGTTTATTTTAGCCTTGGGCAAAATGTAAACCTGATGTGGGAAGATGCCATGGCCAAAAAGAAATACGATTACATTGGCGTTGGTTGGGCGTTGCGCGCGTGGGGATGGCAAAATGGCGGCGATGAATATAATAACATGATCGTAAAAGAAGCGTTTGACCCTACAAAGCTTACCTTTAATTATGATAGCCCCGATTATGTGTATGCTGAGGTTGTTAAAGATTGCCAAAAAGCCCTTGATTACTTAAATCTGGCTATAAAAACCGATGGCAACACTTCTGCCGACCTGGCAAAAGGAGATTATATGTATTATGGCGACAGGACCAAATGGGTAAAGTTTGTATATGCGATACTCGCCCAGAATATGCTTCACCAAAGCAATAAGGCCACCTTTAATGCCGATCTTGTAAAGAAATATGCTGACAGCTCATTTGTAAGCAACGCCGATAATGCAAGCGTACAATGCACCGGTTCGCAATCGGGCGATGCAAATTTCTGGGGGCCCACCCGCGGAAACATTCCGAGCTTTCGCCAGTCGGATTATATGGTGAGGCTGCTTGACGGCCGCATATTGGCGGGATTGCCAACACAGGACAAAACCATGGACCCGCGTTTGCCCCTATTGCTTGCGGCAAGTAAGGATGGTGTTTATCGTGGTGTTGTAGCCCCCCTTGGCGACCCTAATACCGCTGATGCAAATACTGCCATACCGGCAATGGCCGGGGCTACTACAGCCAACTCGGGTACAGCGTCAGCAAAGTATATATTTAATGATAATTCCCGGGGTGTTTTGATGACTTACGCCGAGGTGCAGTTTTTCGCGGCCGAGGCGTTGTTTAAAAAGGGTGATAAGCCCGGTGCTTATGCGGCCTACATAAATGGTATTAAGGGCGCACTTGACTTTGTAAGCAACCCTCCTATCGGCAGTTCTTTAACAGGTACTCAAAACTATATTTCTGAATCTGCCAAAACCGCCTATTTAACCAGCGCGAGCGTACGCCAGGACCCTGCCTCGTTACAATTGAGCGATATATTACAACAAAAATATATTTCGCTGTTTGTGTGGGGCGCCCCAGAAGCATGGGCTGATATGCGCAGGTACGAATATGATCAGAACATTTTCCAGGGGTATGTAAAACCTACTACCATTTACCCCGCTAACGCAGGTAAACAGGTGTACCTTTTAAGGCCACGGTACAATTCTGAGTACATATGGAATATCCCTGCGCTTAAGCTCATAGGTGCCCTCGATCCTGATTACCACACTAAAAAACCGTGGTTTGTATTACCATAA
- a CDS encoding SusC/RagA family TonB-linked outer membrane protein: MKKHLLLFLLLVNCCALQVMAQSKTITGTVTSSADNLSMPGVTVKIKGTTTAVSTDVNGRYSINAAPGQVLVYSFIGNSPAERTVGSESVINVVLQPDLKSLQEVTITTGFGVRQEKRDLTSSVQVIKGSAVQATQRENFVTALQGRVAGANITSTSGQPGASASIVLRGITSIGASNQPLFVVDGIRVNNDALSQSSLASNGDNRRQDFTNRIADINSDDIENITVLKGADAAAVYGSDAAGGAIIITTKKGRSGNGALTYDNNFSFAKAYRFPEVQNTFGPGSSGNLDPLVRTAFGPAYAPGTQTYDNVRNIFQTGFTQQHDLALEGGNETATYRISTEYRHTGGVLPVAYNDKISLRLAGSAKLSSKLSSSASFNYFNIDNRKLNKGNSGTYINALAWPTNDDVRNYLNPDGSRRTLLPPSIKNVTTDASVDFDNPLWDAHKNISRDKTNRMLGNVDLSFDAASWLNLRALVGIDFYTTNGNNLLSQYSSSYQNSPLNSFAATNGISTGGIIDNYNDNNLLTNGSLFATFKKTFGDFRTTLAVGAEVYDNRDQINGFYGEKFLQPDFNTINNTTPTTQRNSSNFFETRRIGEIARLGIVYKEMLTINATGRQDYSSRLAGTQKSSYFYPSFGAGFIFTELPALKDNKVLSYGKLRFSYAGVGKDPFAPYKIKSSVIQQATTGGGFAYDVTGNNPNLRPEKDYQLDFGAELQFFEGRLGADISFYQYRATDQIFDPRISYGSGYILEFVNGGEIKNRGIEAQLTGIPVKTPNFTWNTFVNFTLNRGKVINLGDLPEYYNSDTWVYANARASIFPGSSLTNIAAYTYARNDKGQILVDPSSGLPISNNTFVTVGDRQPDFTVGFGNSFTYKSLNLSFLFDIRKGGDVFNANELFLTRYGLSARTLDRMQPRIIPGVLKDGNENSANPTVNTIQVTPYYQNTYYSAAMESDFVEHDINWLRLRDITLNYAIPQSVLAPSKVFKSASIFVTATDVFMLTNYSGADPDVNGNNSSTRGSGSAGFDYGTVATPRTISLGLRVKL, from the coding sequence ATGAAGAAACATCTACTCCTCTTTCTTCTGTTGGTTAATTGTTGTGCTTTGCAGGTAATGGCACAAAGCAAAACAATAACCGGAACAGTCACCTCAAGCGCAGACAACCTCTCAATGCCGGGTGTAACAGTAAAGATCAAAGGCACCACCACAGCGGTAAGCACCGATGTTAATGGCCGTTATTCTATTAACGCTGCACCCGGTCAGGTACTGGTTTATTCTTTTATAGGCAACAGTCCGGCCGAACGTACCGTGGGTTCCGAAAGTGTTATTAACGTAGTATTACAGCCCGATTTAAAAAGTCTGCAGGAAGTTACCATAACCACCGGCTTTGGTGTAAGGCAGGAAAAGCGTGACCTTACATCCTCTGTACAGGTAATAAAAGGCTCGGCAGTGCAGGCCACCCAGCGCGAAAACTTTGTAACGGCCTTACAGGGGCGTGTGGCGGGGGCTAATATCACCAGTACCAGCGGGCAACCGGGCGCTTCGGCTTCGATTGTGCTGCGCGGGATAACTTCTATAGGCGCCAGCAACCAGCCTTTGTTTGTGGTTGATGGTATCCGTGTTAATAACGACGCCCTGAGCCAAAGCTCGCTGGCATCAAACGGCGACAACCGCCGGCAGGATTTTACCAACCGCATAGCTGATATCAACTCGGACGATATTGAGAACATCACCGTACTTAAAGGTGCCGATGCGGCCGCCGTTTATGGCTCTGACGCGGCTGGCGGCGCCATCATCATCACCACTAAAAAAGGCCGGAGCGGCAATGGCGCGCTTACTTACGATAACAATTTTAGCTTTGCTAAGGCTTACCGTTTCCCCGAGGTGCAAAATACCTTTGGCCCGGGTTCATCAGGTAACCTTGACCCGTTGGTAAGGACAGCCTTTGGCCCTGCCTACGCGCCGGGCACACAAACTTATGATAACGTCAGGAATATCTTCCAAACGGGTTTTACCCAACAGCACGACCTGGCGCTTGAGGGTGGCAACGAAACAGCCACCTACCGCATATCTACCGAATACAGGCATACCGGCGGTGTGCTGCCGGTAGCTTATAATGATAAGATATCGCTGCGCCTTGCAGGTTCGGCTAAATTAAGCTCAAAGTTATCCAGTAGTGCAAGCTTCAACTATTTCAATATAGATAACCGCAAGTTAAATAAGGGTAACTCCGGTACATACATTAATGCGCTGGCGTGGCCTACAAACGATGATGTGCGCAACTATCTAAACCCTGATGGCAGCAGGCGTACCTTATTGCCGCCCAGTATAAAAAATGTAACAACCGATGCTTCGGTCGATTTTGATAACCCTTTGTGGGATGCTCATAAAAACATCAGCCGCGACAAAACAAACCGTATGCTTGGCAATGTCGACCTATCGTTCGATGCGGCAAGCTGGCTAAACTTACGCGCCCTTGTAGGTATCGATTTTTATACTACAAACGGCAATAACCTGTTAAGCCAGTACAGTTCCTCGTATCAAAATTCGCCCTTAAACAGCTTTGCAGCAACTAACGGGATATCCACGGGCGGTATTATCGATAATTATAACGACAACAACCTGCTCACCAATGGGTCGTTATTTGCCACGTTTAAAAAGACCTTTGGCGATTTCAGAACAACGCTTGCCGTAGGTGCCGAGGTATACGATAACCGCGACCAGATCAATGGTTTTTATGGCGAGAAATTTTTGCAGCCTGATTTTAATACGATCAATAACACCACCCCTACTACACAGCGCAACTCGAGCAACTTTTTTGAGACGCGCCGCATAGGAGAGATCGCCCGGTTAGGTATTGTGTATAAGGAGATGTTGACCATTAATGCAACAGGCCGGCAAGATTACTCGTCGCGTTTAGCAGGTACACAAAAATCCAGCTATTTTTACCCGTCGTTTGGTGCAGGTTTTATCTTTACCGAGCTCCCTGCCTTAAAGGATAACAAAGTGCTATCCTATGGTAAATTGAGGTTTTCGTATGCCGGTGTGGGTAAAGATCCATTTGCGCCTTACAAAATCAAATCAAGTGTTATACAGCAGGCTACCACCGGTGGTGGTTTCGCTTACGACGTTACAGGTAACAACCCAAACCTGCGGCCCGAAAAGGATTACCAACTTGACTTTGGCGCAGAACTGCAGTTTTTTGAAGGCCGTTTAGGCGCAGATATCAGCTTTTACCAATATCGGGCGACTGACCAGATATTTGACCCGCGCATAAGCTACGGATCGGGCTATATCCTTGAATTTGTGAACGGCGGCGAAATAAAGAATCGTGGTATAGAGGCCCAGCTTACAGGCATCCCGGTTAAAACTCCAAACTTTACCTGGAACACCTTTGTAAACTTTACCCTTAACCGGGGCAAGGTGATAAACCTTGGCGATTTGCCCGAGTACTATAACTCTGATACCTGGGTGTATGCCAACGCCCGCGCCAGCATATTCCCCGGCAGCAGCTTAACCAATATCGCGGCCTATACTTATGCCCGTAATGATAAAGGCCAGATATTGGTCGATCCATCGAGCGGGTTGCCCATATCAAACAATACCTTTGTAACCGTAGGCGACAGGCAGCCTGATTTTACTGTTGGGTTTGGTAACTCGTTTACCTACAAATCGTTGAATCTTTCTTTCTTGTTTGATATACGCAAGGGCGGCGATGTATTTAATGCTAACGAACTGTTCCTTACCCGTTATGGTTTGAGCGCCCGTACGCTCGACAGGATGCAGCCGCGCATTATTCCCGGTGTATTAAAGGATGGCAACGAAAATTCGGCCAACCCAACGGTTAATACCATACAGGTTACACCATATTACCAAAACACCTATTACTCGGCCGCCATGGAATCGGATTTTGTGGAACACGATATCAACTGGCTGCGTTTGAGAGACATAACGCTGAATTACGCCATACCGCAAAGCGTGCTTGCACCATCAAAAGTGTTTAAAAGCGCGAGCATATTTGTTACGGCTACAGATGTGTTCATGCTCACCAATTACTCGGGGGCAGACCCGGATGTTAATGGTAACAATTCGTCCACAAGGGGTTCGGGTTCGGCCGGTTTTGATTACGGAACAGTGGCAACCCCGCGCACTATTTCGTTAGGTTTAAGAGTAAAATTATAA
- a CDS encoding AAA family ATPase, translated as MPFLSRISLPPLNEGFLQHISSLNNGLQLELKNNVTFFVGENGSGKSTLLEGIAEQCGFSLRGGNRNHNLNAGHRFEGYESALASSLQLSWTPRRITEGFFMRAESFFNFASYIDELARSDRRILNAYGGRSLHEQSHGESFLALFNNQFESGIYILDEPEAALSPARILAFISVINQLDKSGRAQFLIATHSPMLICYPGATIYQFDESGVRETTYQDTEHFYLTKSFLDSPASYLRHLIGE; from the coding sequence ATGCCTTTTTTATCACGCATATCACTTCCCCCGCTTAATGAGGGTTTTTTGCAGCATATTTCGAGCCTTAATAATGGTTTACAACTTGAACTAAAAAACAACGTAACATTTTTTGTAGGCGAGAACGGTTCGGGCAAGTCTACATTACTTGAAGGGATAGCAGAGCAATGCGGATTTAGCCTTAGAGGGGGTAACCGCAACCATAACTTGAACGCCGGGCACCGGTTTGAAGGTTATGAATCGGCATTAGCTTCCAGTCTGCAATTGTCATGGACACCACGCCGGATAACAGAGGGCTTTTTTATGAGGGCCGAAAGCTTTTTTAATTTTGCTTCATACATCGATGAGTTGGCCCGCAGCGACCGCAGGATATTGAATGCTTACGGCGGCCGGTCGTTGCACGAACAGTCGCACGGCGAATCATTTTTAGCCTTATTTAATAACCAGTTCGAATCAGGAATCTATATCCTTGATGAGCCGGAAGCGGCACTTTCACCCGCCAGGATACTCGCCTTTATATCTGTTATAAACCAGCTTGATAAAAGCGGCAGGGCCCAATTTCTGATAGCAACCCATTCGCCGATGCTTATTTGCTATCCCGGTGCCACCATTTATCAGTTCGACGAAAGCGGCGTGCGCGAGACTACTTACCAGGACACCGAACATTTTTATCTTACCAAATCATTTTTAGACAGCCCGGCATCATACCTTCGCCATTTGATAGGTGAGTAG
- a CDS encoding VOC family protein, with amino-acid sequence MMEHKGISLRPFIGAKDYEVSRGFYRDLGFEETVLSPDMCVFKSGALSFYLQNAYVKDWIDNTMLFMEVDDVNRFWQELVALDLTQKYNVRLTPVRTEPWGKECFVHDPSGILWHFGEFKK; translated from the coding sequence ATGATGGAACATAAAGGCATATCCCTGCGTCCGTTTATAGGCGCTAAAGACTACGAAGTATCGCGCGGCTTTTACCGCGACCTGGGCTTTGAAGAAACCGTATTATCGCCCGATATGTGCGTATTTAAAAGCGGCGCGTTAAGTTTTTACCTGCAGAATGCATACGTTAAAGACTGGATAGATAACACTATGCTTTTTATGGAGGTGGATGATGTGAACCGGTTTTGGCAGGAATTGGTAGCGCTTGATCTTACACAGAAATACAACGTGCGCCTTACCCCCGTAAGAACCGAGCCCTGGGGTAAAGAATGCTTTGTGCACGACCCCTCAGGCATCCTTTGGCATTTTGGGGAGTTTAAAAAATAA
- a CDS encoding 3'-5' exonuclease: protein MLEQYDLSNLMVLDIETVPQYSNYDDMPDALQEHWAHKTQYQRKDDTPKEFYDRAGIWAEFGKIVCISVGIFTNSGGNRPGLRVKSFAGHDERELLADFSKMLCSQPLSLILCAHNGKEFDLPYICRRMLINGVTFPPHLQIQGRKPWEIPHLDTMELWKFGDYKNYTSLSLLTAIFNIPTPKDDIDGSQVGYVYWVENALERICTYCQKDVVATAQLIRRYRGEALIEDESIRIV, encoded by the coding sequence ATGCTTGAACAATACGACCTGAGCAACCTGATGGTACTGGATATTGAGACCGTACCCCAATACAGTAATTACGACGATATGCCTGATGCGTTGCAGGAGCATTGGGCGCATAAAACACAATACCAGCGCAAAGACGACACACCTAAAGAATTTTACGACCGCGCGGGTATCTGGGCCGAGTTTGGCAAGATCGTTTGTATATCAGTGGGGATATTTACCAACAGCGGCGGCAACCGGCCGGGCCTCCGGGTAAAATCATTTGCCGGGCACGATGAAAGGGAACTGCTGGCAGATTTTAGCAAGATGCTGTGCAGCCAGCCGCTAAGTCTCATTCTTTGCGCGCATAACGGCAAGGAGTTCGACCTCCCTTACATTTGCCGCCGCATGCTGATCAATGGTGTAACTTTTCCGCCTCATTTACAAATACAGGGCAGAAAGCCATGGGAAATACCCCACCTGGACACTATGGAGCTATGGAAGTTCGGCGATTATAAGAACTATACCTCGTTAAGCCTGCTTACCGCTATATTTAACATCCCTACCCCAAAAGATGATATTGATGGCAGCCAGGTTGGCTATGTTTACTGGGTTGAAAATGCTTTAGAGCGCATTTGCACCTATTGCCAAAAAGATGTGGTAGCAACCGCGCAGCTCATCAGGCGTTACCGCGGCGAGGCTTTGATAGAGGATGAAAGCATAAGGATAGTGTAG